AAGAATACATTGGGTTAGAATAATAAATTATAGAGGAATAGATTTAATAAAACCCTTCAAAATAAATAATACCATAACTGGAATAAAAAATCTAGAGGAAGCGATAAAAAAAGTCAAAGAAAAAAACGATATGAAAAAAGTAATAGTAGGTATGGAACCATCAGGGCACTATTGGAAAGCAATAGCTTGGCAAATGAAATTAAATGAAGGAGTAGATTATTTAGTAGGAGTAAATCCATATCATGTAAAGAAAAGTAAAGAACTTGATGATAATTCACCAGAAAAAAGTGATAGGAAAGATGCAGGAATAATAGCCCGATTGATAAGGGATGGAAGATATTATGATATATATTTACCAGAAGGTGTATATTCAGAATTAAGAATAATGGCAACAACAAGAGATAGGATAGTAACGAAAAGAAAAAATGCGAAAAATATAGTAATAGCAGTAATGGATGAATATTTTCCAGAATATGAAAAAGTATATAAAAATATATTTGTGGAAGGGTCAATAGGGTTACTAAAAAAATATCCATTTCCAGAAGATATAATAAAAGCTGGAATAGAAGAAATAGAAAAAGTGTTAAAAGAATCAACACAAGGGAAAGATTGGAAAAAAAGAGCGAAAAAGATATATGAATTAGCAAAAAAATCAATAGGAGTAAAAGAAGGGCAAAAAAGCGCAAAGAT
This Marinitoga litoralis DNA region includes the following protein-coding sequences:
- a CDS encoding IS110 family transposase, giving the protein MKQKSLNEKILRITPETLIVGIDVAKRIHWVRIINYRGIDLIKPFKINNTITGIKNLEEAIKKVKEKNDMKKVIVGMEPSGHYWKAIAWQMKLNEGVDYLVGVNPYHVKKSKELDDNSPEKSDRKDAGIIARLIRDGRYYDIYLPEGVYSELRIMATTRDRIVTKRKNAKNIVIAVMDEYFPEYEKVYKNIFVEGSIGLLKKYPFPEDIIKAGIEEIEKVLKESTQGKDWKKRAKKIYELAKKSIGVKEGQKSAKIKLGLLLKEIEFYTTQIEEIEKEIEKLIETTEIGENIKSVPGIGTVITATILGEIGEINRFNNWKEIRKLAGLNLYEISSGEHKGKTKITKRGRPLLRKIIYLMAKSLLKHNKEMKEKYKKLTKREKNPLKRDQALIAIGLKMIRIIFKLAKSKTRYEPSICMGGNAVSHH